Genomic DNA from Alphaproteobacteria bacterium PA2:
ACTGTCCGAGTGCATTTTTCCATTCAAGGGAAAATTTGACAATCAGGGTTGATATCGTCAGAGCCCAAATGCCGCTAGCTGCAATAATAGCCCTAAGCGCTCCTTGGCGGAGCGGAACCGTCGCGGGCATATTCATGTAACGCCACTTTCCATTCTTGGACCTTTACTTGATGGCTTACCTTCCTCGCCGCGGAGCGCATGATGTACATAACCGTCACTATTTTCCACGACGCGGCTGAGAGTTCGGAAGACGCATGGACCTTGGCAATATTAAAGGATCTGCCGATACGCGAAGAGCCCACGCAGACCTCTGGCAGTCGGTGGTTCTACTTGACCGGCAATGTCGAAGCCAAGGGCCTTCTAGATGTCATCGGGAAGATTTCAAAATGATCCAGCACATGGGAGAGGCGTCTTGGCAATTTGATGCCTTTCGCGGTTCCCAGTGATTTCCGACTGGGAACCGCATTTCCAAAAAGTGGGAACCATTTTAGCTGAATTAAATCATACGATTACGGGGTCCGGTTCCCGGGTTCCCAGGGTTCCCAGCAAAAAACAATAGGTATGGCCACGCACGGCCCGAAGGGGCCAGCTAGGCCCGGAGCTGAACCACGTTCTGCGGTGGTGTGATCGTCTTAACCACCGCGTTCACGTGAAGGCCCCAAGCAGTGAGAGCAGCCTTCCTCTCTGGCCTGTACTCGTGGCGCTGGTAGACTCCGACAAGCCCGCTTTGAGTGCCTGAGATGTGGTTTAGAACGCGCTCGACCACGTGGGGCGGAAACGACATAGCAGCCATGCCGGTGGCGGCGCTCCGGCGTAGATCGTGAAGCCGCCAAGCCCGGAGGGTGACAACTTGGCCCTTGGCCTCTTTGTCGGCGATCTCCTGCATAAGCTTATCTAGGCGGCGCTTGGTCGCTGAGAAACCGCGTACCGGGCCTTCATTGCGGGCCGGGAAGACAAGGCCCTTGGACTTGGGGATTTCCTTGAGCAGCTCCAGCGCCTGGGCGCTTAGGTCGACCTCGTGAGCCTTTCCATTCTTTGAGCGTTCAGCCGGTATGCGCCAAATGCCCTCCTTTAGGTCCAGCTCGCTCCAGGCCATGCCCGCGACTTCGGCTCGCCGCTGCCCTGTCAACATTAGGAGCTTCACCACCGGGCCGAAGGGATAGCCCAGGCTGTCGCTCGCAAGCCAGATCAGGCGCAACTCGTCGTCGCCTAGAACCCGGTCGCGCGCTGTCGGTCGCGGTGGTGCGGTCAGGCCATAGCAAGGTGAGGTCGCGATAAGGTCCCGCTCCAGACACCACGCAAAGAGGCCGCGCAAAGCTGCATAGGTGGCGCGGGCAACGGCTGGCGAGCGCTTCTTGATCGCGTCCATTAGGTCGGCCACATCGGAGCGCCTGATCTCGGCTATGTGTCGCTCGCCCCAGGCCGTCATGGGGCCGACGCCCTTAGCGGGCATTGTGCTGTGACCGCTCCGGCGCTTGGCCGGCTTGCTGACCACTTCGCCGAACTGCAATAGGCGCTCGGTTTCTGCCCAGGTGCGGTTAGACTTGGCGGCGGCGTCGATATAGCGGGCGGTGACGGCCCGGAAGTTTTCATTCTGCCTGATCTCGGCTTCACGCTTCGCCCTGGCCTCCTCCTCCGCTTCGGCGCGCCGCTTGGCCACTGCATCGGCGAATGGATCCTGGCCTATGTCCACCGGCGCTAGGAGCTTGCGGGCGGCGGCGCGGGCCTTGGTGGCGTTCCAAAGTTCGCCGTCATGTTTGCCTATCGAGATTTTGCGGATCTTCGAGGGTTCACCTGGTGCGGCCTTTGCTCGGTATTGGACCATGTAGATCTTGGATCCCGCCGGGGTGATGCGAAGGCCAAACCGGGGAAGCTCTGAGTCCCAGATATAGGCGTCCTTAGAACCCGGTTCGGCCCGCTCTACAGCGCCGTCTGTCAACTTGATTGCAGGCATTGCCGGAGGCCTCCGCTAGCATGATCCTTCCCCCCTCCGAAAATCTCTGGGGGATCGCTGGGGTATCCTCTTTTCAACCTTTCCGACAATGTCAGGCCGATTGATTGAGGGGCATAGGTATTCCCAATTCTTGAAACTCGCAATAGGCCAGAAGTTCCTAACGAATTCATTTCACGTAGGATATTGCCCACGAGGTCGAAGCCTTGGCCTTCACAAGACAGTACAGAACAAGGCGGCAAACACTGCCTTAAGGTGGTATAGCTTCTGTGAGA
This window encodes:
- a CDS encoding integrase, coding for MPAIKLTDGAVERAEPGSKDAYIWDSELPRFGLRITPAGSKIYMVQYRAKAAPGEPSKIRKISIGKHDGELWNATKARAAARKLLAPVDIGQDPFADAVAKRRAEAEEEARAKREAEIRQNENFRAVTARYIDAAAKSNRTWAETERLLQFGEVVSKPAKRRSGHSTMPAKGVGPMTAWGERHIAEIRRSDVADLMDAIKKRSPAVARATYAALRGLFAWCLERDLIATSPCYGLTAPPRPTARDRVLGDDELRLIWLASDSLGYPFGPVVKLLMLTGQRRAEVAGMAWSELDLKEGIWRIPAERSKNGKAHEVDLSAQALELLKEIPKSKGLVFPARNEGPVRGFSATKRRLDKLMQEIADKEAKGQVVTLRAWRLHDLRRSAATGMAAMSFPPHVVERVLNHISGTQSGLVGVYQRHEYRPERKAALTAWGLHVNAVVKTITPPQNVVQLRA